From a single Micromonospora sp. WMMD1102 genomic region:
- a CDS encoding YajQ family cyclic di-GMP-binding protein produces MAANPSFDIVSKVDRQEIDNALRQTEKELSTRFDFRGTGADISWSGEEGVSLQAETEERVKAALEVFKEKLVKRNISLKSLDAGEVRPSGKVHKIDCKIIQGIDSDKAKAISKKIRDEGPKGVQAQIQGDQLRVTGKKKDDLQTVISLLKSEDFGVALQFTNYR; encoded by the coding sequence ATGGCAGCCAACCCGTCGTTCGACATCGTCAGCAAGGTCGACCGGCAGGAGATCGACAACGCCCTCCGGCAGACCGAGAAGGAGCTCTCCACCCGCTTCGACTTCCGGGGCACCGGCGCCGACATCTCGTGGTCGGGCGAGGAGGGGGTCAGCCTCCAGGCCGAGACGGAGGAGCGGGTCAAGGCGGCCCTGGAGGTCTTCAAGGAGAAACTGGTCAAGCGGAACATATCGCTCAAATCCTTGGACGCCGGGGAGGTACGGCCGTCGGGCAAGGTCCACAAGATCGACTGCAAGATCATCCAGGGCATCGACTCCGACAAGGCCAAGGCGATCAGCAAGAAGATCCGCGACGAGGGGCCGAAGGGCGTACAGGCGCAGATCCAGGGTGACCAGCTCCGGGTGACCGGGAAGAAGAAGGACGACCTCCAGACCGTGATCTCCCTACTCAAGAGCGAGGACTTCGGCGTCGCCCTCCAGTTCACCAACTACCGGTAA
- a CDS encoding helix-turn-helix domain-containing protein, translating to MPRRQDRQPSSLTIAEVIAELQVSRSTFYYWRQTGKAPRCIKLPNGEIRVRRTDLDRWLESLEEAA from the coding sequence ATGCCACGCCGACAGGACCGACAGCCGTCCTCTCTCACCATTGCGGAGGTGATCGCCGAGCTACAGGTATCACGATCGACCTTCTACTACTGGCGTCAGACCGGAAAAGCACCCCGGTGCATCAAGCTACCGAATGGCGAAATCCGGGTGAGGCGCACAGACCTTGACAGGTGGCTGGAAAGCCTTGAGGAGGCCGCATGA
- a CDS encoding DUF3631 domain-containing protein: MTSPNPAPTEPGAVILDAVHAAITRYVILPSPEAVDAVTLWVAASHAQPAWAHAPRLVIRAPEKRCGKSRLLDVVEGTCHNPLITVNASPAAVYRSVGTDNPPTILLDEADTIFGASADGNEDLRGLLNAGHQRNRPTIRWDAANQRLEKIATFAMAALAGIGAMPDTIEDRAVVVRMRRRAPGEKVAPYRERRDGPALRALAERLNQWLSAHLPELSAATPFMPVEDRAADTWEPLVAVADLAGGTWPDRARRACETLTAERDGSTPPSDRIRLLADCRTAFRGADAMPSAVLLERLKADAEAPWAEYGGTGLTAMKLGLLLREYDIRSSNIRFAPGPFAEYGQVKGYYRADFADAWQRYCPGPDKVPGGKPSQPSQPSLPSSTPGRLLSLGRLEPSQPADTNTTAGTA; encoded by the coding sequence ATGACCAGCCCAAACCCCGCACCAACCGAACCGGGCGCCGTCATTCTCGACGCGGTACACGCCGCGATCACCCGATACGTGATCCTGCCGTCCCCGGAAGCAGTCGACGCCGTCACGCTGTGGGTCGCCGCCAGCCACGCGCAACCGGCATGGGCACACGCCCCACGGCTGGTGATCCGGGCACCGGAGAAGCGGTGCGGCAAGTCCCGGCTACTCGACGTGGTGGAAGGCACCTGCCACAACCCGCTGATCACCGTTAACGCCAGCCCGGCCGCCGTCTATCGGTCCGTGGGCACCGACAACCCGCCGACGATCCTGCTGGACGAGGCAGACACCATCTTTGGCGCCAGCGCGGACGGCAACGAGGATCTACGCGGCCTGCTCAACGCCGGCCACCAGCGCAACCGGCCAACGATCCGGTGGGACGCCGCCAACCAACGGCTAGAGAAGATCGCCACGTTCGCCATGGCCGCGCTGGCAGGCATCGGCGCCATGCCCGACACCATCGAAGACCGAGCCGTAGTCGTCAGGATGCGCCGCCGGGCGCCCGGTGAAAAGGTCGCCCCGTACCGGGAACGACGTGACGGCCCAGCGCTCCGGGCGCTGGCCGAACGACTCAACCAGTGGCTTAGCGCTCACCTGCCCGAACTGTCGGCAGCCACCCCGTTCATGCCAGTTGAGGACCGAGCCGCCGACACATGGGAACCCCTCGTAGCCGTTGCCGACCTGGCCGGCGGGACATGGCCCGACCGGGCACGCCGCGCATGCGAAACGCTGACCGCCGAACGGGACGGCAGCACCCCACCATCGGACCGCATCCGGCTACTGGCCGACTGTCGCACCGCGTTTCGGGGTGCCGATGCCATGCCCTCCGCTGTCCTGCTGGAGCGGCTCAAAGCCGACGCAGAGGCGCCGTGGGCCGAGTACGGCGGAACCGGGCTCACTGCGATGAAGCTCGGTCTGCTGCTACGTGAGTACGACATCCGATCATCCAACATTCGATTTGCGCCGGGGCCGTTCGCCGAATATGGGCAGGTCAAGGGCTACTACCGAGCCGACTTCGCCGATGCGTGGCAGCGCTACTGCCCAGGCCCGGACAAGGTACCCGGGGGTAAGCCGTCCCAGCCGTCCCAGCCGTCCCTTCCCAGCTCAACCCCGGGACGGCTTCTTTCGTTGGGACGGCTTGAGCCGTCCCAACCAGCCGACACGAACACCACCGCTGGGACGGCTTAA
- a CDS encoding GNAT family N-acetyltransferase yields MRIRPARSADAEAVNQLLEQLGYPQDGQATTAVRIQTWVDDPASAAYVADVEGDPHGVIAVHVCPFFERDGASGRIVALVVSDRVRGRGVGSQLVAAAESFAASHGCLRMEVTSADRRLNAHTFYQRLGYADQAGKSSRFLRDLAG; encoded by the coding sequence ATGCGGATACGACCGGCGCGCAGCGCTGACGCCGAGGCCGTCAACCAGTTGCTCGAACAACTGGGCTATCCCCAGGATGGTCAGGCTACGACGGCGGTCCGGATCCAGACGTGGGTCGACGACCCGGCCAGTGCGGCCTACGTGGCTGACGTCGAAGGCGATCCCCACGGCGTCATAGCCGTCCACGTCTGCCCATTCTTCGAACGCGATGGCGCCTCGGGCCGAATCGTAGCCTTGGTCGTGTCGGACCGGGTGCGCGGACGGGGTGTCGGCTCCCAACTTGTCGCGGCGGCCGAATCCTTCGCCGCGAGCCACGGGTGCCTCCGGATGGAAGTCACCAGCGCAGACCGACGGCTGAACGCGCACACGTTCTATCAGCGCCTGGGATACGCCGACCAGGCAGGAAAATCGTCCCGCTTCCTGCGGGACCTGGCCGGCTGA
- a CDS encoding DNA polymerase produces MITYTRTVDDRPVRIVADPDPGTFHRFTATDSLFGLDVETTPVQDDGPRFFGPDFGVRLVQFATEDEAMVLRAADPEQRRMAETLLTNQAARFVTHTNFDVLAVWSAFGIPLGQRVADTHLLACLIEPGETADHGLKSLTERHIDGGLRAAEDDLHTLFRAIAPPTIRGTNQIRNYGWTHVPIDAEPYIVYAGLDAIYVRRLLDRLAPLVADMGHLPRIEMWLAAQTTALTIRGIRLDVDYTTALARQFDHQHRAARARLEAMTGYPAASPKRVDWLAARGVTFTVFTDRGRPSLSSKDGLPDLLTRYPDGEVGDMLRACMDLATTSNFANNLKKIPGYADAYGRVHPDYKTLAAHTGRMSVKYPAMQTLKKNDPRLRGCFIAEPGHVLVGCDFANVELRLAAALSGDPEMVRVFREGQDVHNNTARMLFGPDFTKDQRRIAKALNFGTAYGGGAPGLAKQAGIPLEAARNAVARFRKAYPGITKFGRAMADRDPVRNAARRRIPADPGRAYANSNYSIQSTARDLLVESVYRLCVAEGYHPYLWALIHDEIVIQVPADHAEHARTALARSMTTTFRGVPITADAEIIGTRWGGKP; encoded by the coding sequence ATGATCACCTACACCCGAACGGTTGACGATCGGCCCGTTCGTATCGTCGCTGACCCCGACCCGGGCACCTTCCACCGCTTCACCGCCACAGATAGCCTGTTCGGGCTCGACGTGGAAACCACCCCCGTTCAGGACGACGGGCCGCGATTCTTCGGCCCGGACTTCGGGGTCCGCCTGGTCCAATTCGCCACCGAAGACGAAGCCATGGTTCTCCGGGCCGCTGACCCCGAACAGCGGCGAATGGCCGAAACGCTGCTGACCAATCAGGCGGCACGATTCGTGACACACACGAACTTTGATGTCCTCGCAGTATGGTCCGCGTTCGGAATTCCGCTTGGGCAACGTGTCGCAGACACGCACCTGTTGGCATGCCTGATCGAGCCCGGAGAGACCGCGGACCACGGACTGAAAAGCCTCACCGAACGCCACATCGACGGCGGGCTACGCGCCGCGGAAGACGACCTACACACCCTGTTCCGGGCAATCGCCCCACCCACCATCCGAGGCACCAACCAAATCCGTAACTACGGATGGACACACGTTCCGATCGACGCCGAACCGTACATCGTCTACGCCGGGCTAGATGCGATTTATGTGCGCCGCCTACTCGACCGGTTGGCGCCACTGGTAGCCGACATGGGACACCTGCCCCGGATAGAGATGTGGCTCGCTGCGCAAACCACGGCGCTCACGATCCGCGGTATCCGGCTGGATGTCGACTACACCACCGCACTCGCGCGTCAGTTCGACCACCAGCACCGTGCCGCCCGCGCACGGCTAGAAGCGATGACCGGATACCCGGCGGCTAGTCCGAAACGGGTTGACTGGCTCGCGGCCCGCGGCGTGACCTTCACCGTCTTCACCGACCGAGGCCGCCCGTCACTGTCAAGCAAGGATGGACTACCCGACCTGTTGACCAGGTATCCGGACGGTGAAGTCGGGGACATGCTGCGGGCGTGCATGGACCTAGCAACTACATCGAACTTCGCCAACAACTTGAAGAAGATACCCGGCTACGCCGACGCCTACGGCCGAGTGCATCCGGACTACAAGACGTTGGCCGCACACACCGGCCGTATGAGCGTGAAGTACCCGGCCATGCAGACACTCAAGAAGAACGACCCGCGGCTACGCGGCTGTTTCATCGCCGAACCTGGGCACGTCCTGGTTGGCTGCGACTTCGCCAACGTCGAACTCCGGCTAGCCGCGGCACTGTCCGGCGACCCGGAAATGGTCCGGGTATTCCGCGAAGGCCAGGACGTGCACAACAACACGGCCCGGATGCTGTTCGGCCCCGACTTCACCAAGGACCAACGCCGGATCGCAAAAGCACTGAACTTCGGCACCGCATACGGCGGCGGTGCACCAGGGCTCGCCAAACAGGCAGGCATCCCCCTCGAAGCAGCCCGCAACGCAGTTGCCCGGTTCCGAAAGGCGTACCCCGGCATCACGAAATTCGGCCGTGCCATGGCCGACCGCGACCCGGTCCGTAACGCCGCCCGGCGCCGTATACCCGCCGACCCGGGCCGCGCCTACGCCAACTCGAACTACTCCATCCAGTCCACCGCCCGGGATCTACTCGTGGAATCGGTCTACCGGCTCTGCGTCGCCGAGGGATACCACCCCTACCTGTGGGCGCTGATCCACGACGAAATCGTGATCCAGGTCCCCGCCGACCACGCCGAGCACGCCCGGACCGCGTTGGCCCGGTCCATGACCACCACCTTCCGCGGCGTACCGATCACCGCCGATGCCGAAATCATCGGCACCCGCTGGGGCGGCAAACCCTGA
- a CDS encoding integrase: MTGLDDTEESRYSHSVRIWDLRPNSGKRRTTYTVRWVVAGKENQRTFASRNLAHAFRAKLLNYIQRGAAFDKATGLPAPMLREAQRRPWYQHACQYTDMKWPSAAPKSRTGIAESLATVTPALLATDRGRPPAEDIRRALYGWAFIPPRRKSGQPPADLVSTLRWLERNTIALTDLEDRTRGPELVRRALDTLAVRLDGQAASAKTIARKRAILYNALEYAVELGLLTDNPMGRVAWKAPKATESVDRRVVVDRRRARTLLTAVAVQPGVASRIVAMFALMYYAALRPSEALDFREENIAELPSNGWGELLLGNSSPRTGTAWTDSGLSRERRGLKHRAADDTRPVPAHPELVEILHCHLDHFGTASDGRLFVGPRGGSIGDSTYLGVWHRARAYALTPAEYRSPLARVPYDLRHAAVSTWLNAGVPATQVAEWAGHSVAVLLRVYAKCIVGQDRAARRRIEEAMTSDDDG, encoded by the coding sequence ATGACCGGACTTGACGATACCGAAGAATCGCGCTACTCCCACAGCGTTCGGATATGGGACCTGCGTCCCAACTCGGGCAAGCGACGCACGACCTACACCGTGCGATGGGTAGTCGCTGGAAAGGAGAATCAACGAACGTTCGCCAGTCGCAACCTGGCGCACGCGTTCCGCGCGAAGCTGCTGAATTACATCCAACGCGGCGCCGCGTTCGACAAGGCCACTGGGCTACCCGCGCCGATGCTCCGTGAAGCGCAACGTCGTCCCTGGTATCAGCACGCCTGCCAGTACACCGACATGAAGTGGCCGAGCGCGGCCCCGAAGTCGCGGACCGGCATCGCCGAATCACTCGCCACCGTCACACCTGCCCTGTTGGCAACCGATCGCGGCCGACCTCCGGCGGAGGATATCCGGCGAGCGTTGTACGGGTGGGCATTCATTCCACCACGCCGAAAGTCCGGTCAGCCGCCGGCCGACCTTGTCTCGACGCTGCGATGGTTGGAGCGCAACACGATTGCGCTTACCGATCTGGAAGACCGTACGCGCGGCCCCGAATTGGTGCGCCGGGCACTGGACACGCTGGCCGTACGATTGGATGGTCAGGCGGCATCCGCGAAGACCATCGCGAGAAAGCGCGCGATCCTGTACAACGCGCTTGAGTACGCGGTCGAGTTGGGTCTACTGACCGACAACCCGATGGGACGGGTGGCCTGGAAGGCACCCAAGGCAACGGAATCGGTAGACCGCCGGGTGGTGGTCGACCGGCGACGCGCCCGAACGCTGCTCACGGCCGTCGCAGTGCAACCGGGCGTAGCGAGTCGGATCGTGGCAATGTTCGCGCTCATGTACTACGCCGCACTACGGCCAAGTGAAGCGCTCGACTTCCGGGAAGAGAATATCGCAGAACTACCGTCGAACGGGTGGGGCGAACTGCTGTTAGGCAATTCGTCACCCCGGACCGGTACGGCCTGGACGGACAGCGGACTGTCCCGGGAACGTCGCGGCCTCAAGCATCGGGCCGCCGATGACACCCGACCGGTACCGGCGCACCCCGAACTGGTGGAGATCCTGCATTGCCACCTCGACCACTTCGGCACGGCGTCGGATGGGCGGCTGTTCGTCGGGCCGCGTGGCGGGTCGATCGGGGACTCGACCTACCTCGGAGTGTGGCACCGGGCGCGCGCCTACGCGCTCACCCCGGCCGAGTACCGGTCACCCCTGGCCCGGGTGCCGTACGACCTGCGTCACGCGGCTGTGTCGACGTGGCTGAACGCGGGGGTACCCGCGACACAGGTCGCCGAGTGGGCCGGGCACAGCGTGGCCGTTCTCCTACGGGTGTACGCGAAGTGCATCGTGGGACAAGACCGGGCCGCGCGACGGCGGATCGAGGAGGCGATGACCTCGGACGACGACGGGTGA
- a CDS encoding bifunctional DNA primase/polymerase, which produces MPDNRLTTALDYAARGWPVFLLGRSKRPMANCPACRTVGTDHDREACPCLTCHGFYAATRDPDRIAAMLTAHPSGLLAVRTGAVSGLVVVDIDPRHGGRLVPALMPPTAAVATGSGGWHLYYRHPGTPVLSRPLPGRTGIDIKADGGYVVAPPSIHPDTGRPYRWARHGSVEEMPPALRAAVLTPPADLTPATRPHQPITREAGGISSPTALLAAHLDAVRRAPEGRRRTTLYGAARGVARMVAAGALTPADAWTALAEAGRAAEQTDRDIRAAVRGGFQAEGVAA; this is translated from the coding sequence ATGCCCGACAACCGCCTAACCACAGCTCTCGACTACGCCGCCCGCGGCTGGCCGGTGTTCCTACTCGGCAGGTCGAAACGGCCCATGGCCAACTGCCCGGCCTGCCGAACCGTCGGCACCGACCATGACCGGGAAGCCTGCCCGTGCCTGACCTGTCACGGCTTCTACGCCGCCACCCGCGATCCCGACCGCATCGCCGCGATGCTGACCGCGCACCCGTCCGGGCTTCTCGCGGTGCGGACCGGTGCCGTGTCCGGCCTCGTGGTGGTTGACATCGACCCCAGGCACGGCGGCCGACTCGTGCCGGCTCTGATGCCGCCTACCGCCGCCGTGGCGACCGGTTCCGGCGGCTGGCACCTGTACTACCGGCACCCCGGAACCCCGGTGCTGTCCCGGCCGCTGCCCGGCCGAACCGGGATCGACATCAAGGCCGACGGCGGGTACGTCGTCGCCCCGCCCTCGATCCATCCGGACACCGGCCGCCCGTACCGGTGGGCACGTCACGGGTCGGTGGAGGAGATGCCCCCCGCGCTTCGCGCGGCCGTGCTCACCCCACCCGCCGACCTGACACCCGCGACCCGGCCGCACCAGCCGATCACCCGCGAAGCGGGGGGCATCTCATCCCCGACCGCACTCCTGGCTGCACACCTAGACGCGGTCCGCCGCGCCCCCGAAGGACGACGCCGCACCACGCTCTACGGCGCCGCCCGAGGCGTAGCCCGCATGGTCGCCGCCGGGGCACTCACCCCCGCCGACGCGTGGACCGCACTCGCCGAGGCGGGCCGGGCCGCCGAGCAGACCGACCGGGATATCCGCGCCGCCGTACGTGGCGGGTTCCAAGCCGAGGGAGTAGCCGCATGA